The following coding sequences lie in one Hypanus sabinus isolate sHypSab1 unplaced genomic scaffold, sHypSab1.hap1 scaffold_2110, whole genome shotgun sequence genomic window:
- the LOC132387700 gene encoding protein S100-A11-like, whose amino-acid sequence MTELENCISTLISVFQNYAKKGGDPYTLSREEARELVKSQLPSLVKNPHDKAGLDKLMVDLDSDGQVDFQEFAIMVISISACCHDLLKGASKKK is encoded by the exons ATGACTGAACTGGAAAATTGTATCTCTACATTGATTAGTGTCTTCCAAAACTATGCCAAAAAAGGGGGTGACCCATATACACTGAGCAGGGAAGAAGCGAGAGAACTTGTGAAGAGTCAGCTGCCAAGTCTGGTGAAG AACCCACATGACAAAGCGGGCTTGGACAAGTTAATGGTAGACCTGgacagtgatgggcaggtggattTTCAAGAGTTTGCAATAATGGTTATTTCAATCAGTGCGTGCTGCCATGATCTCCTTAAAGGTGCATCAAAGAAAAAATGA